Proteins encoded within one genomic window of Sphingomonas sp. NBWT7:
- a CDS encoding enoyl-CoA hydratase-related protein encodes MADYETILTEKKGDVLVITLNRPERLNAASIQLAEDLTVALYDLQGARAVLLTGAGRAFCSGADLQARGGGDSVVKGGDTSHRALMNFYNPLMSQIMNLSVPVVTAVNGPAAGVGCSMGLSGDFVFAGKSAYFLQAFVNIGLVPDGGSTWLLAKTIGKARATQMMMLGERIGAEQAEQWGLIYKAVDDAALMDEALAMATRLASGPTVALSAMRKNIQVALDGTFDQVLRAEAEGQRLAGGSQDSREGGLSFLEKRKPVFRGQ; translated from the coding sequence ATGGCTGATTACGAAACGATCCTGACGGAAAAGAAGGGCGATGTCCTCGTCATCACGCTGAACCGCCCCGAGCGGCTCAACGCGGCGTCGATCCAGCTCGCCGAGGACCTGACGGTCGCGCTGTACGATCTGCAGGGCGCGCGCGCGGTGCTGCTGACGGGCGCGGGCCGGGCATTCTGCTCGGGCGCCGATCTTCAGGCCCGCGGCGGCGGCGACAGCGTGGTGAAGGGTGGTGACACCAGCCACCGCGCGCTGATGAACTTCTACAACCCGCTGATGAGCCAGATCATGAACCTGTCGGTGCCGGTCGTCACCGCGGTGAACGGCCCGGCGGCGGGCGTCGGCTGCTCGATGGGGCTGTCGGGCGATTTCGTGTTCGCCGGCAAGAGCGCGTACTTCCTCCAGGCGTTCGTCAACATCGGGCTGGTGCCCGACGGCGGCTCGACCTGGCTGCTCGCCAAGACGATCGGCAAGGCGCGCGCGACGCAAATGATGATGCTGGGCGAGCGGATCGGCGCCGAGCAGGCCGAGCAGTGGGGGCTGATCTACAAGGCGGTCGACGACGCCGCGCTGATGGACGAGGCGCTGGCGATGGCGACGCGCCTCGCGAGCGGGCCGACCGTCGCGCTGTCGGCGATGCGCAAGAACATTCAGGTCGCACTCGACGGCACGTTCGATCAGGTGCTGCGCGCCGAGGCGGAGGGGCAGCGGCTCGCCGGTGGTTCGCAGGATTCGCGCGAGGGGGGGCTCAGCTTCCTCGAGAAGCGCAAGCCGGTGTTCAGGGGCCAGTAA
- the scpA gene encoding methylmalonyl-CoA mutase, with amino-acid sequence MPTEVASPPPAPTLDTWAKAAAKEVKGKNLTWDTPEGIQVKPLYTEADTEGWEPGLPGFAPFTRGVRASMYAGRPWTIRQYAGFSTAEESNAFYHRNLKAGQKGLSVAFDLATHRGYDSDHPRVTGDVGKAGVAIDTIDDMKILFDGIPLDQMSVSMTMNGAVIPILAFFIVAGEEQGVDRKLLDGTIQNDILKEFMVRNTYIYPPEPSMRIISDIFGYTSREMPKFNSISISGYHMQEAGATQVQELAFTIADGMEYVKYGVASGLDIDKFAGRLSFFFAIGMNFFMEVAKLRAARVLWHRVMTNLGAQDERSKMLRTHCQTSGVSLTEKDPYNNVMRTTIEAMAAMLGGTQSLHTNALDEAIALPTDFSARIARNTQIVIQEETGMTKVVDPLGGSYYVEALTKDLVDRAWAIIERVEAEGGMAKAVAAGWPKAMIEEASAARAARIDRGEEVVVGVNKYTKDKEDPIEILDVDNVAVREAQIRRIEKVKAERDGAACQVALDALRDGAKGNGNLLELAVECARKRATLGEISAAMEDVFGRFGTFPTPVKGIYGGAYKEDERWARLLRGVEATERRLGRRPRMFVAKMGQDGHDRGANLVSSMFGDLGFEVIAGPLFQTPKESAAVALEKDVDVVGASSLAAGHKTLIPELIGHLRDAGRPDIKVIAGGVIPAQDYQALYDSGVQAIFGPGTNLIKAAEDVLRLLGHNMPPEGEEQAEAAE; translated from the coding sequence ATGCCGACCGAAGTCGCGTCGCCGCCGCCCGCGCCCACGCTCGACACATGGGCGAAGGCCGCCGCCAAGGAGGTGAAGGGCAAGAATCTCACGTGGGACACGCCCGAGGGGATTCAGGTCAAGCCGCTCTATACCGAAGCGGATACCGAAGGCTGGGAGCCGGGTCTGCCCGGTTTCGCGCCTTTCACACGCGGCGTGCGCGCGTCGATGTATGCCGGGCGCCCGTGGACGATCCGCCAGTATGCCGGCTTCTCGACCGCCGAGGAATCGAACGCCTTCTATCACCGCAACCTGAAGGCGGGGCAGAAGGGGCTGTCGGTCGCGTTCGATCTCGCGACGCACCGCGGCTATGACAGCGACCACCCACGCGTCACCGGCGACGTCGGCAAGGCGGGCGTCGCGATCGACACGATCGACGACATGAAGATCCTGTTCGACGGCATCCCGCTCGATCAGATGAGCGTGTCGATGACGATGAACGGCGCGGTGATCCCGATCCTCGCCTTCTTCATCGTCGCGGGCGAGGAGCAGGGCGTCGACCGCAAGCTGCTCGACGGGACCATCCAGAACGACATCCTCAAGGAGTTCATGGTCCGCAACACGTACATCTACCCGCCCGAGCCGAGCATGCGGATCATCTCGGACATCTTCGGCTACACCAGCCGCGAGATGCCGAAGTTCAATTCGATCTCGATCTCCGGCTATCACATGCAGGAAGCTGGCGCGACGCAGGTGCAGGAGCTCGCCTTCACCATCGCCGACGGCATGGAATATGTGAAATACGGCGTCGCGAGCGGGCTCGATATCGACAAGTTCGCGGGCCGCCTGTCGTTCTTCTTCGCGATCGGCATGAACTTCTTCATGGAAGTCGCCAAGCTGCGCGCCGCGCGCGTGCTGTGGCACCGCGTGATGACCAACCTTGGCGCGCAGGACGAACGCTCGAAGATGCTGCGCACGCACTGCCAGACGTCGGGCGTCTCGCTAACCGAGAAGGATCCGTACAACAACGTCATGCGCACCACGATCGAGGCGATGGCGGCGATGCTGGGCGGCACCCAGTCGCTCCATACCAACGCGCTCGATGAGGCGATCGCGCTGCCGACCGATTTCTCCGCCCGCATCGCGCGCAACACGCAGATCGTGATTCAGGAAGAGACGGGGATGACCAAGGTCGTCGATCCGCTCGGCGGCAGCTATTACGTCGAGGCGCTGACCAAGGATCTGGTCGACCGCGCATGGGCGATCATCGAGCGCGTCGAGGCGGAGGGCGGCATGGCCAAGGCGGTCGCCGCCGGCTGGCCAAAGGCGATGATCGAGGAAGCGTCCGCGGCGCGCGCGGCGCGGATCGATCGCGGCGAGGAAGTCGTCGTCGGCGTCAACAAATACACCAAGGACAAGGAGGATCCGATCGAGATCCTCGACGTCGACAACGTCGCGGTGCGCGAGGCGCAAATCCGCCGCATCGAGAAGGTGAAGGCGGAGCGCGACGGCGCGGCGTGCCAAGTGGCGCTCGACGCGCTGCGCGACGGCGCGAAGGGTAATGGCAACCTGCTCGAACTCGCGGTGGAATGCGCGCGCAAGCGGGCGACGCTGGGCGAGATCTCGGCGGCGATGGAGGATGTGTTCGGCCGCTTCGGCACGTTCCCTACGCCGGTGAAGGGCATCTACGGCGGCGCGTACAAGGAGGACGAGCGCTGGGCGCGGCTGCTGCGCGGTGTTGAGGCGACCGAGCGCCGGCTCGGCCGCCGCCCCCGCATGTTCGTCGCCAAGATGGGGCAGGACGGGCACGATCGCGGCGCCAATCTCGTCTCGTCGATGTTCGGCGACCTGGGGTTCGAGGTGATCGCCGGGCCGCTGTTCCAGACGCCGAAGGAATCGGCCGCGGTGGCGCTGGAAAAGGACGTCGACGTCGTCGGCGCGTCGAGCCTCGCCGCGGGTCACAAGACGCTGATTCCCGAACTGATCGGCCACCTGCGCGATGCCGGGCGCCCGGACATCAAGGTGATCGCGGGCGGTGTGATCCCGGCGCAGGACTATCAGGCGCTGTACGACAGCGGCGTGCAGGCGATCTTCGGCCCGGGCACCAACCTCATCAAGGCGGCAGAGGACGTGCTGCGGCTGCTCGGCCACAACATGCCGCCCGAAGGCGAAGAGCAGGCGGAGGCGGCGGAGTGA
- a CDS encoding lysozyme inhibitor LprI family protein: MRLLVHTAGLACIALLCATPAAAQTQAQMNASAGTDYRRADAAMTAQWKATYAYMKREDAQNTVGTRSPGYAAATLASQRAWLAFRDAQCAIETKEVEGGSMAPMVRAGCLTRLTKERTKQLKDLMWRR; this comes from the coding sequence GTGAGACTGCTCGTGCACACTGCGGGTCTGGCCTGCATCGCGCTGTTATGTGCCACCCCCGCCGCCGCGCAGACGCAGGCGCAGATGAACGCTTCCGCCGGCACAGACTATCGGCGCGCCGACGCCGCGATGACGGCGCAGTGGAAAGCGACGTACGCGTACATGAAGCGTGAGGATGCGCAGAACACGGTGGGCACGCGCAGCCCGGGCTATGCCGCGGCGACGCTCGCCAGCCAGCGCGCGTGGCTCGCCTTCCGCGACGCGCAATGCGCGATCGAGACGAAGGAGGTCGAGGGCGGATCGATGGCGCCGATGGTGCGCGCCGGCTGCCTCACGCGGCTGACCAAGGAACGGACGAAGCAATTGAAAGATTTGATGTGGCGCCGATGA
- the bioB gene encoding biotin synthase BioB, translating into MIRTDWTRAEIADLFDLPFDELMWRAQSVHRAHHAAGEVQLCTLLSIKTGGCPEDCGYCSQSASADSGVKATKLMDVRAVLQSAAQAKDAGSQRFCMGAAWRNPKDKDMPAIVEMVRGVRQMGMETCMTLGMLTPRQAAMLADAGLDYYNHNIDTSPERYGDVITTRTFGERLETLENVRTAGINVCCGGIVGMGETREDRVGFVHALATLPRHPESVPVNALVPVKGTVLGDMLADTPLAKIDDIEFVRTVAVARITMPMSMVRLSAGRESMSEATQALCFMAGANSIFTGDKLLTAGNRGDSADAALFAKLGVRPMQAEEPMRARRDEAALEPAE; encoded by the coding sequence ATGATCCGCACCGATTGGACGCGGGCGGAGATCGCCGACCTGTTCGACCTGCCGTTCGACGAACTGATGTGGCGCGCGCAATCGGTGCACCGCGCGCACCATGCGGCGGGCGAGGTGCAATTGTGCACGCTGCTGTCGATCAAGACCGGCGGCTGCCCCGAGGATTGCGGCTATTGCTCGCAGTCCGCCTCCGCCGACAGCGGGGTGAAGGCGACCAAGTTGATGGACGTGCGCGCCGTGCTGCAGAGCGCCGCGCAGGCGAAGGACGCGGGCTCGCAGCGCTTCTGCATGGGCGCGGCGTGGCGCAATCCCAAGGACAAGGACATGCCCGCCATCGTCGAGATGGTGCGCGGCGTGCGCCAGATGGGGATGGAGACGTGCATGACGCTGGGGATGCTCACCCCGCGCCAGGCCGCGATGCTCGCCGACGCCGGGCTCGATTACTACAACCACAATATCGATACCTCGCCGGAGCGGTACGGCGACGTCATCACCACGCGCACCTTCGGCGAGCGGCTCGAAACGCTGGAGAACGTCCGCACCGCCGGGATCAACGTGTGCTGCGGCGGGATCGTCGGCATGGGCGAGACGCGCGAGGATCGCGTCGGCTTCGTTCACGCGCTCGCGACGCTGCCGCGGCATCCGGAAAGCGTGCCGGTAAACGCGCTGGTGCCGGTGAAGGGCACCGTGCTCGGCGACATGCTGGCGGACACGCCGCTCGCCAAGATCGACGACATCGAGTTCGTGCGGACGGTGGCGGTGGCGCGGATCACCATGCCGATGAGCATGGTGCGCCTGTCGGCGGGGCGGGAGAGCATGAGCGAGGCGACCCAGGCTTTGTGCTTCATGGCCGGCGCGAATTCGATCTTCACCGGCGACAAGCTGCTGACCGCGGGCAACCGCGGCGACAGCGCCGACGCCGCGCTGTTCGCGAAGCTCGGCGTGCGGCCGATGCAGGCGGAAGAGCCGATGCGCGCACGCCGCGACGAAGCCGCGCTCGAGCCGGCTGAATAA
- a CDS encoding acetyl/propionyl/methylcrotonyl-CoA carboxylase subunit alpha has protein sequence MFKKILVANRGEIACRVFRTAKKMGIKTVAVYSDADARAPHVLMADESVRLGPAPAAESYLKADLILLAAKETGADCIHPGYGFLSERESFAKACAEAGIAFVGPPPNAIAAMGDKIESKKLAKEAGVNVVPGYLGEIADTDEAVKIAGDIGYPVMMKASAGGGGKGMRLAWSEQDVREGFEATKREGLASFGDDRVFIEKFIESPRHIEIQVLGDQHGNVVYLNERECSVQRRHQKVVEEAPSPFVTPKMRKAMGEQAVALAKAVGYYSAGTVELIVSGADKTGESFYFLEMNTRLQVEHPVTEEITGLDLVEQMIRVAYGAKLGFGQKDVKINGWAIENRVYAEDPYRGFLPSIGRLVRYNPPAADKRQAPFGDDEGAPGVRVDDGVYEGGEVSMFYDPMIAKLITHGKTREEAIDKQVAALDQFEIVGPGTNLDFVSALMQHPRFRSGNITTGFIAEEYPEGFHGAPASEETVRALAGIAGFAATAEADRARRVDGQLGDRLHPPADWVVRIDGKDHDVTVSPDALRVDGADLPLALEYTPGDRVIVAEPTEGDAPALTVKLAKTRTGFTLNALGASHKVRVLPARAAPYAQHLLEKVPPDLSKYLIAPMPGLLVRLDVKAGDKVEAGQPLAVVEAMKMENILRAEKSAVVKSVSAEAGASLQVDQVILELE, from the coding sequence GTGTTCAAGAAGATCCTGGTCGCCAATCGCGGCGAGATCGCGTGCCGGGTGTTCCGCACCGCGAAGAAGATGGGCATCAAGACCGTCGCGGTCTATTCGGATGCCGACGCGCGTGCGCCGCACGTGCTGATGGCGGATGAGAGCGTGCGGCTCGGGCCGGCGCCGGCGGCGGAGAGTTATCTCAAGGCGGATCTGATCCTGCTCGCCGCCAAGGAGACGGGCGCGGACTGCATCCACCCCGGCTACGGCTTCCTGTCCGAGCGTGAGAGCTTCGCCAAGGCGTGCGCCGAGGCGGGTATCGCCTTCGTCGGTCCGCCGCCCAACGCGATCGCCGCGATGGGCGACAAGATCGAATCGAAGAAGCTCGCCAAGGAAGCCGGCGTCAACGTCGTCCCCGGCTATCTCGGTGAGATCGCGGACACCGACGAGGCGGTGAAGATCGCCGGCGACATCGGCTATCCCGTCATGATGAAGGCGTCCGCCGGCGGCGGCGGCAAGGGCATGCGGCTCGCGTGGAGCGAGCAGGACGTGCGCGAGGGCTTCGAGGCGACCAAGCGCGAGGGGCTGGCGAGCTTCGGCGACGACCGCGTGTTCATCGAGAAGTTCATCGAGAGCCCGCGCCACATCGAGATCCAGGTGCTCGGCGACCAGCACGGCAATGTCGTCTACCTCAACGAGCGCGAATGTTCGGTGCAGCGCCGCCACCAGAAGGTGGTCGAGGAAGCGCCGTCGCCGTTCGTCACGCCCAAGATGCGCAAGGCGATGGGCGAGCAGGCGGTCGCGCTGGCCAAGGCCGTCGGCTACTACTCCGCCGGCACGGTCGAGCTGATCGTCTCGGGCGCCGACAAGACGGGCGAGAGCTTCTACTTCCTCGAAATGAATACCCGCCTGCAGGTGGAGCATCCGGTTACCGAAGAGATCACCGGGCTCGATCTGGTCGAGCAGATGATCCGCGTCGCTTATGGCGCGAAGCTCGGTTTCGGGCAGAAGGACGTCAAGATCAACGGCTGGGCGATCGAGAATCGCGTCTATGCCGAGGATCCGTATCGCGGCTTCCTTCCCTCGATCGGCCGGCTGGTACGCTACAATCCGCCCGCTGCGGACAAGCGCCAGGCGCCGTTCGGCGACGACGAGGGCGCGCCCGGCGTGCGCGTCGACGACGGCGTGTACGAGGGCGGCGAAGTCAGCATGTTCTACGATCCGATGATCGCCAAGCTGATCACCCACGGCAAGACGCGCGAGGAAGCGATCGACAAGCAGGTCGCGGCGCTCGACCAGTTCGAGATCGTCGGGCCGGGCACCAATCTCGATTTCGTCTCCGCGCTGATGCAGCACCCGCGTTTCCGCTCGGGCAATATCACGACGGGGTTCATCGCCGAGGAATATCCCGAGGGCTTCCACGGCGCGCCGGCGTCCGAAGAAACGGTTCGCGCGCTCGCCGGCATCGCCGGCTTCGCCGCGACGGCAGAGGCGGACCGCGCGCGCCGTGTCGACGGGCAGCTCGGCGATCGGCTGCATCCGCCGGCCGACTGGGTGGTGCGGATCGACGGCAAGGACCATGATGTCACCGTCTCGCCCGATGCGCTGCGCGTCGACGGGGCGGACCTGCCGCTCGCGCTCGAATACACGCCGGGTGACCGCGTCATCGTCGCCGAGCCGACCGAGGGTGATGCGCCGGCGCTGACGGTGAAGCTTGCGAAGACGCGTACCGGCTTCACGCTCAACGCGCTCGGCGCCAGCCACAAGGTGCGCGTGCTGCCCGCACGCGCGGCGCCCTACGCGCAGCACCTCCTCGAGAAGGTGCCGCCCGATCTGTCCAAGTACCTGATCGCGCCGATGCCCGGGCTGCTGGTGCGGCTCGACGTCAAGGCCGGCGACAAGGTCGAGGCGGGGCAGCCGCTCGCGGTGGTCGAGGCGATGAAGATGGAGAACATCCTGCGCGCCGAGAAGAGCGCGGTGGTGAAGAGTGTCAGCGCCGAAGCGGGCGCGAGCCTCCAGGTTGATCAGGTGATCCTCGAGCTCGAATAG